The sequence below is a genomic window from Sphingobacterium sp. ML3W.
GATGACTAGAAAAACTGAAGAAGATTGGCTGCAAGAATCAAAAAAAGAATGGAATACCTCATTTGATGGTAGTAAGCTGCCAATGATACGATTCATCTGGATAAAAGGGGAAGAAGTTTCCGATATGTTATTGGTTTTTCATCACTGTATATGTGATGGCGGTTCTGCGATGTCGTTATTGCGCGAATTTCTTGCAGTACTGGATAACCCAACGGTGGATATTGGCGTAGAAAAACCCATACTCGGCATTCAAGACGTGGTGCCCCAAAACTTACTAGCTAGTCGTAAACAACAATTCAAAGCCAAGTTTATCGGCCGTCTAGCCGCTACTGCTATTAAATTTATACCGACAGGCAAAAGAGCTATCGAACGTAAGGAAGATTATCTGATTCACTGGAAATTTGATCAGGATTTAAGCCAACAAATCATCACCCATTGCAAATCAAATGGTTTTACGGTCAACACATTCTTATGCGCAATCTTACTTCAAGCATTTTTAAAAATAAGAGGTAATGCGGCCTTCAACAAAGTCTCCTGTCCTGTAGATATTAGACGATTTGCTCCACAGATAAAAGATGATCATCTCTTTGCATTTGGACTAATGATTGTATTATCCTCAAATAAAAAAATGAGTTTCGAAGAAAATCTCCGTTTGATGCAAGCAAGCGTGGATCGTAAAACAGCCAAGCTCAATCCATACATCACCATGATGGTTATGGAATCAGCCCATGATGCCTTAGGTAATTTTACCAAGTTATTGAAAAATGGAAAATCATCCAATGATTGTATGTTTTCCAATTTAGGTCGCATTCAAATTCCACATCAATATGAATCCTTTACATTGGATACTATTTTCAGTCCTACTGTCATTGGTCCTTTAGGGAACACGACTACACTCGTTACATCTACCTTTAGAAACGAAATGGACTTTTCTTTTGTTGGAAGTGAGGGTTATCTACCTCATTTTGAAGCATTGGCTATTCGCGATGAAATAAACCGAACAATAAAACTACAACTAGACTCTTTGAAGATATCATGCTAAGACGAAAATTATTGATGGTAGAAAGGATCATGTATGTGGATTCTACCACACCTTTAAATGCTGTATTCACAGCGAAAATCAAAGGAGCACTATCTGAAGAAAATTTTCAAAATGCATTAGCTAAAATTCAACAAAAGCATGCATTACTTAGAGCAACAATAGACAATAGCAACGAAAAGCAGCCGCTCTTTGTTGAGCAAAAAAATATTGATTCTATCCCTCTCCGTATCATTCAACGAAAAACGGATAAGGATTGGTTTACTGAATCGGAAAAAGAATGGTCTCGTTTATTTGTAGAAAAAAACAAACCATTAGCACAACTTATCTGGATTAAAGGTGATGGAGTATCCGAGATTCTTTGGGTCATGCCTCACTGTATCTGTGATGGCACAACAATCGCCAACTTAATGAGAGAATTTCTTTGTTTATTGGATGAACCATCCTTATCCCTAGCGACTTATGAACCCTACGAATCTATCCAAGAGTTTCTTCCAGTGGAATACAGTAAAAAAAACAAGAAATTCAAAGCGGAGTTCTATTTGGGGTTAGCGCGATTATTTTTTCTAATAAAACGATGCTCGAAAAAAAGGGCTTCAGGAGACAATTATGCCCTGCATTGGAAATTAGATCCACAAACAACAAAGCACATCACAGAAAAGTGTAAAACTAATGCTATCTCTGTGCATGCTTTTATTTGCGCTGTTTTTATGCAGGCTTTTCAACAGATACAAGGAAAGGCTGCCAAGGGCAAAGTGATAAGTCCTGTGGATATCCGACACTTTATTCCGGAAATAAAAGAAGACTATATATTTGCTTTTGCACCGACAGTCGAACTCACGCTAAAATCAGGAAGTCTGTTAGAAAATGCAAAACGAATCAAACAAGACCTCGTACATAAGATAAACAAAATGAACGTAAGAGAGCTTCTTTGGCTAGGAGAACAAATGCATCCTATCGTACAGAAAATGATAGCCATACTTCGATCAAGTCCGGGAGGTCATGATATTACCTTATCGAACATGGGTAAACTCAATATACCAAATGACTTTAAAAACTTTGAACTTGAAACACTATACAGTCCAACGGTTGCTTTCCCTTGGCTTAACTCCAATACGCTGGTTGTAAGCACCTTCAAAAACCAAATGGATTTCATATTTATGTCTAATGCCGATTTTCTGACTAAAGATCAAGCTATTGCAATTAAAGATAAGGCGACTCAATTATTAACCTCGTCCATATGAAATTTAAATTCCCCTCCCCTCGTCCAAAAAAAATAGCAAAAACGACACTCAGACTCTTTTTAAGAAAGCGTATGATGTATTATGTTGTTCCAAATATAGTGTTCAATACCCTCGTTGCGTACGCTAGTTTTCAGGAAGTGGGTTATACACATTTCTTCGCGGGTTCTCAAAGTTTAGCTCGACTCACGCTTCCCATGGCGATATTTCTACCCTTAATCCTAACAGTGGACATCATTAAAAGAGTTTCAGAGGCTGCCCATCAAGGGGCGATTGAATATCGTATAGTCGACGAGCTCAATAAAAACAGATTCATGGCTAAACTGGCTATTATGCATGCGCTGTCAACTGGCCTCTTGATTTTAAGCTTCTTAGTACTTGCACAACTCAGTTTATCCGAATATTACAAGTTAGATCCAGCTCCCATGGCTATTCTTGATGGTTTCCTCGCTGGTATACTTTCTGTATTATTTACCTATCTGCCCATTCGGAAATTGAAAAAACATTTTTATAAACCGGTATCAATTGTCACGGTGAATGAAAATGAATAAAATACATTTTACATTAAATTTGCGAAGCAATCACATGTCATATTGTTAAAACAACTTAAAGCAAATCTGTTTTAAAATAAAAAGCTCAACTAATGCTGAGCTTTTTATTAAATCTAACGTATCGTTATACAATCTTCCCGACTATCATCCAAATAACGCTGGCTTTTTATTAATTTACTTCAGCATCTTGATTTGCATATCTTTGTATTCAATCTTCATTGGAGGACCAACGTGAACTTGTACTCCGATTAATCCTTTTTCCTTGCGATTCACTTGATCATTATCCAATACCTCCGAAATTAACTTCCCATTGATATAATGCGATAGCTTATTATCTTTTGCAACAATCTCAATTTCATTCCAATCGCCTGCTTTTACCACATCAGCTAATTCCGCTGCCGTCGCTAAAGTATCCAAGACAATCAAACTACTCCAAGCATTACCTTTCGACTCACCAGGCATGCTCGCTGTTGGATTAGGAATTTCAGTTTGTTGTCCACGATAGGCCAAAGTCGTTCTGTTTCGTTCCTCATAATTTTGACCAGTATACTGATGCTTACCATCAATATCAGCCTGGTACCCTTTCAATGCATAAGGCAATTCCGTAAAACGTTCACTTCGGTAATTAATGCCACTATTGCCATTTTCGGAAATCCGGAATTGAGATTTTAACACAAAATCACCCGGTTCTCCACCTTTCCAGATCAAAAAAGTATTACTCTTTAAAGGTTCTGCACCTTCCTTAATTTCGCCAACCAATACACCACTATCCATATGCCAATAGCTGCTATCACCTTCCCATCCCGTCAATGTATTAGGATCAAGCATGGCAATAAAGCCTTCACCATTCATTGCACTATCCGCAGCAGCAATTTGACTTTGGCTTTCTTTAGTATTCCCAGCATTACAGGACACCAGCAAAAAAGAGGCTGCAACTGTCAAACAACCATATTTTATCATTTTGTTCATCTTAATGAGCTAAATCTAATTTCAAATTAATTGTTCCAATCTACGTCTGTATCCGCCCAACATTTATTCTTAGCTGATAGTAAAACAGCCTCACAGACTTTTTGTGTTTCATAGGCATCTTGGAAAGTTGGGTGACATTCTTCACCAGTTTCTATACTCTTTAGAAAATCAGCTACCTGATGAACAAAAGAATGTTCATAACCAATCGATAATCCTGGTACCCACCATTTGTCCATGTAGGGTTGATCGCCATCAGTAACATGGATGGATCGCCAACCTTTCACTATTGATTCATCCTCATTGTTGAAATATTCCAATTTATTGAGGTCATGAAGATCCCAACGTAGAGAGCCTCTTTCACCATTGATTTCAAATGTAAAAAGTGCTTTATGCCCTCTAGCATAGCGGGTAGACTCAAATAACCCTAAAGAACCATTATCAAAATGACAGTGAAAAATACAAGCATCATCAATTTTGACATCTTCCATTTTACCTGTATCCTCATGCAATCGTTGCTTCACAAAAATCTCAGTCATGGCAGAAACATCTTTAATACCACCATTCAGCCACATAGCCAAGTCAATACAATGCGCAAGAAGATCTCCTGTCACGCCAGAACCTGCAGCTTCAGCATCCATACGCCAGAAAGCTCGACCACCTTGCGGTAGGTTTTCATTTATGGTCCAGTCCTGTAGAAAATTGGTCCGATAGTGGAAAACTTTCCCCAGTTTTCCACTATTTATGATCTGTTTAGCGAGGGTGACAGCTGGTAATCTACGATAATTGTACCATACCATATTCTTAACATTGTTTTTTTCTACCGCATCAACCATCTTCCCTCCCTCTTCCAGAGTTCTGGACAAGGGTTTTTCGCATAAAACCATTTTTCCTGCTGCTGCTGCTGCCGTAGCTATTTCCATATGCATATTGTTAGGTGTACAAATATCAATAGCATCGATATCATCACGATTGATCAATTTTCTCCAATCCGTTTCAAAAGATTCGTACCCCCATTGTTCCGCAAAAGCTTTGACCTTATCCTCACTACGGGAACAGACAGCCTTTAGTATAGGTAAATATTCCAGATCAGGAAAAAAATTACTGACACGTTGATAACCATTAGAGTGGGTTCTTCCCATAAATCCACAGCCAATCAATCCTATTCTTAATTCTTTTTTCTTCATAACAAATAACATCTAAATTTTATACTGACCAGCCGTGTGCATCCCGCACTTTAATCAGTGTTTCTAGAATTGAATTCCAGGTTTCTTGCTTATGCATAACTTCATTGGGAAACATACATCCGTCCCAACAGATATGGTCAAAAGCCTTGGTCGGATTACCGTTTGCATCACGAAGCCAGTATCCTGCATCCTTCACAATATCCAGTTTACCATTCGGGTCAGTCGGCAAGCAATGTCTTCCAGTTTTATCATGCGTACCAGAGCCAAATACTGTTCCATCATTCTGTGCAACATGAAAATCAATCGTCCAAGGACGAAGCTTATCTGTCAAGAATTGAAGACCTCGTTCCAGCTCGGCTCGATCTTCCCATTGGAAATCCGTTTTAAGAATCCGATCCTGAGGCTCATTGTATCCCAGTAGGTATAAAAAAGTATGAGACATATCAGCTTGAAATCCCATATTGTCCCTATCCACCATCTCTAAAGTTTCCAACATAATTTTCCAACTTTGCATTCCACCCCAGCAGATTTCTCCTTCCGCCGCAAGCCGCTCTCCATACTCAGCAGCTACATCACAAGCACGTCTAAATGTTTCAGCAATTATCTTTGTGTTTTCAACCGGACTCTTAGCCCATTCTGCTACACTAGTAGCAGAATCTATACGAATGACATTATTGGTTCGAATACCTTGTTTTCTCAATTTGTAACCAAACTCACTTGCCTTTTGTACAACTGCAACAAAGCGGTCTCTATCTACTTGAGTACCCATCGCCGAACCACCATCAGGTGGCCATATCGGCGCAACCAGAGTACCTATTTCTAGACCATAGCCCCCAACTTTATCCACAACAAGACTTACATTATCATCTGAAGAATCCAGTTTTACGTGCGGAGTGAATAAACCAAGGTCAATACCATCAAATTTAATACCGTTGACATTTGCATTCGCTGTTTTTTGCAGTAGCTCATCTAAAGAGATGATAGGTTCATGATCCCCCTTCCCCACAATACCCGGCCAGGTCGCATTGTGCAATTTCGGAAAATTGTTCTTGCTCATATGTTCTATTTTTATATCCAGTAATTAATCCTCCACTACCAAATCCGGGTTATCTGGTCCAAAATGCTTCAACATGACAATCGGATCTGTTTTCGAATCATTTCTAATTACAACGCCCTGCATTGCTGCCATTTCCGAAACAAAAAACTCATCATAAGTCAACTGTCCGTAACGTATTAGTGCCGGTGTTTCCAACGCCCAATCATTCAACTTTCCATGCCCTTGCATCATAATCAATCCATATGCAGCATTATCCTTAATCGTAACAGTCTCTCCAGGAAAAACTGTCAATTCTTTTGCACTAAAAGCTGTGGATTTGTAACAGACCCATTTCTCACTGTAACCCTCGATTTCCATTTCCGCTTCTGGTATAACTGGTTTCGGATTCATAAATCGATTCTGCATCATGTTGGGATCCACATTAAGTTCCCAATCGATGATATCCATTAATGCATTGTAATCGCCTTGTTTATTTTCGGGAACACCCTTCCATAACAATTCCTCTGGAATGATGGCCTCATTAACCAATGATTGATACATAGCAAATACATCGGAAGCTTTTTGCGGTTCATAAGTACACATACTTCCTGGCGCATGCAATAACCCTGGAGGAACATCCCATCCCGTCCCTGGTTCTAAACGATAGGCTTGGGAATAATTGGTTATTTTATTGTCTCCTTTACTGAAGTTTTCCAAGCATTCTTTTATCTGTGCTTTAGACGTACCGGGAGCAATTCCCATGAAGGTATAAGGAAAATCTCCTCCATGATTATTGAGCTGTGGTGGAAAATAGTAAGCTTCCGGCTTCCCCTTTTGTTCAATCAAAGCGGCTTTCTCATCATTATGATGGATATGATGTGGCAGAGGCCCCATGTTATCAAAGAATTTGGAATACATTGGCCAACTTTGGTATTCAGACCAAAGCCGATCACCAATTAATCTCCCCTTCAGATGCGCAACACAATCCGATAGTAACAGTTGCTTCGTTTCGCCATCTTCCTCATAGACCACGAAACTAAGTCCTTCAAATTCTCCCGTCAACGGTCCGTTTTTAGCAGGAGTTGTAGAAGAAAACCATCGCTCATCAATTCCCCCGCGCTCACCACCTAATATATAATAATCATCCGGGTGAAGTTTTATCCTTCTTCCAGGCACACAAAATGACCTCGGTACCCAATTGGGCGCCAACCTGAAGATTCCTTTTCCTTGTTCAAAAGCTTTTTCTATGTTTTCCATTCCAACGTATTTATTTTTATATGTTTTGCATGTTATTTTTAAATGCCTGAATTGCTTCCTGTTTATCCAATATAGTTAAAGCGAGCTGATATACTTTTTTCTCCTTTGGTTTAAGAAAGACGAGCTC
It includes:
- a CDS encoding condensation domain-containing protein, with the translated sequence MKRKLLFGERMLLGDGAEPFNAVIPFRLKGSFKEADIQHALFKIQEKHPWLKALISLDQKQTPWFEVPEKGISIPIRVMTRKTEEDWLQESKKEWNTSFDGSKLPMIRFIWIKGEEVSDMLLVFHHCICDGGSAMSLLREFLAVLDNPTVDIGVEKPILGIQDVVPQNLLASRKQQFKAKFIGRLAATAIKFIPTGKRAIERKEDYLIHWKFDQDLSQQIITHCKSNGFTVNTFLCAILLQAFLKIRGNAAFNKVSCPVDIRRFAPQIKDDHLFAFGLMIVLSSNKKMSFEENLRLMQASVDRKTAKLNPYITMMVMESAHDALGNFTKLLKNGKSSNDCMFSNLGRIQIPHQYESFTLDTIFSPTVIGPLGNTTTLVTSTFRNEMDFSFVGSEGYLPHFEALAIRDEINRTIKLQLDSLKISC
- a CDS encoding sugar phosphate isomerase/epimerase family protein, whose protein sequence is MSKNNFPKLHNATWPGIVGKGDHEPIISLDELLQKTANANVNGIKFDGIDLGLFTPHVKLDSSDDNVSLVVDKVGGYGLEIGTLVAPIWPPDGGSAMGTQVDRDRFVAVVQKASEFGYKLRKQGIRTNNVIRIDSATSVAEWAKSPVENTKIIAETFRRACDVAAEYGERLAAEGEICWGGMQSWKIMLETLEMVDRDNMGFQADMSHTFLYLLGYNEPQDRILKTDFQWEDRAELERGLQFLTDKLRPWTIDFHVAQNDGTVFGSGTHDKTGRHCLPTDPNGKLDIVKDAGYWLRDANGNPTKAFDHICWDGCMFPNEVMHKQETWNSILETLIKVRDAHGWSV
- a CDS encoding DUF1080 domain-containing protein; the protein is MNKMIKYGCLTVAASFLLVSCNAGNTKESQSQIAAADSAMNGEGFIAMLDPNTLTGWEGDSSYWHMDSGVLVGEIKEGAEPLKSNTFLIWKGGEPGDFVLKSQFRISENGNSGINYRSERFTELPYALKGYQADIDGKHQYTGQNYEERNRTTLAYRGQQTEIPNPTASMPGESKGNAWSSLIVLDTLATAAELADVVKAGDWNEIEIVAKDNKLSHYINGKLISEVLDNDQVNRKEKGLIGVQVHVGPPMKIEYKDMQIKMLK
- a CDS encoding condensation domain-containing protein, which translates into the protein MLRRKLLMVERIMYVDSTTPLNAVFTAKIKGALSEENFQNALAKIQQKHALLRATIDNSNEKQPLFVEQKNIDSIPLRIIQRKTDKDWFTESEKEWSRLFVEKNKPLAQLIWIKGDGVSEILWVMPHCICDGTTIANLMREFLCLLDEPSLSLATYEPYESIQEFLPVEYSKKNKKFKAEFYLGLARLFFLIKRCSKKRASGDNYALHWKLDPQTTKHITEKCKTNAISVHAFICAVFMQAFQQIQGKAAKGKVISPVDIRHFIPEIKEDYIFAFAPTVELTLKSGSLLENAKRIKQDLVHKINKMNVRELLWLGEQMHPIVQKMIAILRSSPGGHDITLSNMGKLNIPNDFKNFELETLYSPTVAFPWLNSNTLVVSTFKNQMDFIFMSNADFLTKDQAIAIKDKATQLLTSSI
- a CDS encoding Gfo/Idh/MocA family protein, coding for MKKKELRIGLIGCGFMGRTHSNGYQRVSNFFPDLEYLPILKAVCSRSEDKVKAFAEQWGYESFETDWRKLINRDDIDAIDICTPNNMHMEIATAAAAAGKMVLCEKPLSRTLEEGGKMVDAVEKNNVKNMVWYNYRRLPAVTLAKQIINSGKLGKVFHYRTNFLQDWTINENLPQGGRAFWRMDAEAAGSGVTGDLLAHCIDLAMWLNGGIKDVSAMTEIFVKQRLHEDTGKMEDVKIDDACIFHCHFDNGSLGLFESTRYARGHKALFTFEINGERGSLRWDLHDLNKLEYFNNEDESIVKGWRSIHVTDGDQPYMDKWWVPGLSIGYEHSFVHQVADFLKSIETGEECHPTFQDAYETQKVCEAVLLSAKNKCWADTDVDWNN